The Sus scrofa isolate TJ Tabasco breed Duroc chromosome 6, Sscrofa11.1, whole genome shotgun sequence region tgagtgagggcagagatcgaacccgcaacctcctggttcttagtcggattcatttctgctgtgctgtggcgggaactccaggtgtctTTAGTTAACTCATTTGTGTTAGATGTTGGAGGCTTGGTGGGGGGGACTTGAGCTTTAAGGTTTCCATAATCGACAGTTCAGTGCCACTCCTGGTAAGGAGAAACCGTGGGAATAAGCTCCCCTTCTCTTAGTAGGCCTGCAACAACCAGCCAAAGGCCAGTACCTTGTTTCCAGTGATATTGTGGCATGTTTACCACCTTCTCTAGCAGGGGCAGCTCCACAGTTTCTCACTGAGAGGGACTTTAGCTTTTTCTAGCATCATAGGTGCCATGCAGTGGCTTCTGTTTGTAACAGGAAAACTCAAAGCATCAGGTGTCACCATCATGGGCAGCTGTGTAATAAAGGGGACTCCTGGGTTAGAAATGTGCTCGGGGTTCTCTTTGTCTGAATGCCCAAAGAATTGACACGTCCACTGAACCATGCCAGTTTTCTCAGAGGAACACATGGGCCTCTTTGGCAGTTTCTCATCAGGCATTTCCAGGCCATGAAAATCCGGATAGTTAACGGCAGGGCTTTTGAGTCCAGAGTGGTGGTAGGGGTTTCAGGTTCCTCACCTGAGGCTTTTAGAATCTCATCACATGTTTTGGCCCCTGTCACACCTACCCTGCTGTTTGGGATACCTCTATCCTCCTTGGGTGTCTTCAGCCCCAAACTATCAGGTGAGAGTTGAATTTGGAGAACCAAAATATCTTTATGTGTCTTAGCCTCCTTCATAATGCTGGCAGCTGCCTCATCCCTGGGGCTGGACGTACAAGCCCACATTAAGTGCTCCTTTCCCCTTCATCTCTTTGAATGAAATCTCCTCTCATGAAATTTTGAGTTTCACCTTATAATTCCTTGTGACCTCTCGTGTTCATGAGCTGCTGGGTCTGGGAAGACCTTAGAGGCTTCCTTCCTGTGGCCCCTCTCATAGGCAGCAGCCTCCATCTCTAGGGTGACTTCAGCTGGGCCGGGATCCATTTAGGAGAGATGTGGTGGCCAGATCTCCTTTTGGGATTGCTCCCAGGGGTCAAGAGCTGAGCAGTAGCTGGCACGTTGATAGGCAGCAGCACTAAGAAAAGCCTGGCAATGTTGCAAGGATGTTTTACCTTTCTTGAATAATTGGCTGACCTCCTGTGAATTGGGAGGTGGTGGGACTGAATATTCTTGCTGAGATCCTGGTCCATAAGATCTTGAGCCACTGATCTTTAGGAATGGGACCACCAAATACCTGTGCGATCAGAGCGACAGCAGCCAGACATGCACCATCGACTTCATGGAGTGCCATGGTGGACCTCCTTGAAGGGGATACAGCATCACTGGCTGGGACTGAGGAGGAACAGGAGGATGATGTGAAGGGGTTTCATTGGTGCTTTTGAATGGCACTGGGTCCCAGtcaggagggcaggaaggagaaacTTGGGCAGGGGCCCACCTTCTCACACTGGTGCCCTGTGTGCCAAGTTTCAGCCTGTTTGAGAGGATACTGAAGCAGCAGGAGAATGTCAAGTGTTCCAGGATGCAGTGCAAGCATTCACTAAATGTGTCATGAGGTGAACACATGTCCTTGATATGGGCCTGGACACACCCTACTGCACCGTGTACCTGTGTTGAAAGCAGCTAAAGCCCTGCTGAACCACTTGCAGAGGAGTTTGGGGAGACCTTATCTGTCCTCCCTGAGCCGCAGCCCATCCTGGAGTCCTAGCTCCTCAGGAGTCCTCCTGGTCTGTGAGCCTGCTGGTAATCCCAGACACATTTGTGAGGGTATTGCCTGTCCCTCTGATGTCTACATACTCTGCATCCGCTTCATTAGCATTTCTTTGCTTTCAGGTTGTTGGCATGGAGTGCAGGCTGAGGAGGCCCCATCCAAGCAGAGTGTTTACGCAGGAGTGCTCAGAGCAAAGCTTCACCAACACCAGCAGCTGAGCTCTAGAGAGAAACCTGTAAGAGGAGAAGAGGGTGGGAAGCACTCCCCAACGGGCTCTGGTCTCCTCAGGCATCAAGTGGCTCAGAGCAGAGGGGAGCCACACAGGAGCACTgaaagcacagaggattttcacCCAGGAAAAAGGCATTACagatgcagtgaatgtgggaaagcctttggTCAGAAATACTTACTTGTTCAGCACCAAAGACTACACACTGGAGAAAAGCCTTAtgaatgcagtgaatgtgggaaattaTTTAGCCATAAATCCAACCTTTTTATACACCAAATAGTGCACACTGGTGAAAGGCCTTATGGgtgtaatgaatgtggaaaatcCTTTAGTCGCAATGCTGACCTCATACAACACCGGAgagttcacactggagaaaagccTTTTACatgcagtgaatgtggaaaagccttcaggCATAATTCCACACTAGTCCAGCATCACAGAATCCACACTGGAGTAAGGCCTTatgagtgcagtgaatgtggaaaaTTCTTTAGCTTTAACTCAAGCCTCATGAAACATCAGAGAGTTCACACTGGAGAAAGACCTTACaaatgcagtgaatgtgggaagtTCTATAGCCACAAGTCAAGCCTTATTAATCACTGGCGAATTCACACTGGGGAAAGACCTTatgagtgcagtgaatgtggaaaaTTTTTTAGCCAAAGCTCTAGTCTCATGCAGCACCGAAAagttcacactggagaaaagccTTTTAAATGCGATGAATGTGGAAGATTGTTTAGTGAGAATTCTAGCCTCGTTAAACACCAGAGGGTTCACACTGGAGCCAGACCTTACGAGTGCAGGGAATGTGGGAAATTCTTCCGCCATAGCTCCAGCCTTGTCAAACATCGGAGGATTCACACTGGAGAAATGCCTTATGAGTGTAGCAACTGTGGGAAATCATTTAGCCAGCGCTTCAACCTCATTCAACACCAGAAAATTCACAGTGGAGAACAATCTTGAATGTAACtaatgtggaaaagcctttaaCCAAAGGTCTGTGCCAGTTCAGCAACAGAAACTTCACAACCCAGACAAGCCTTATGAATACAGGATGTGAAGAAAGGTTTCAGCCAAAGGCTTAACCCTGTTTGGCACCAGTAAGTTCAGACTGGAGAAAGGCCTCAAGAGTACAGGGCATGTCTCTGTCATACCATAAGCTTACAGAAGCTTGAAGAGTAGCATTTAATGAGTGAGCCAACAATTGACTGTCACTCATCCTGACACACACTGGAGCAGGATGAGAACTGCTGACATACTGCCCCTCCTGAGAGGCTAGTCCACTGCCTGCCATCTCAGAGAGAGGGAGCCCTGTAACCTTGGCTGCATCAGTCCAGAATGGAGTTTCCATCTCTTGAGTTTGgagcaaggggaggggaggatgtgTGGTCTTGGTTCAGATGTGACTGTCTCTTGCTGTTCTTACTGGAATATTAGGTTTTCTTAAATAAACGTTTCTTCATTTGCTGTTATCCTTAGGATCATTTCCAGAGGCATTAAATGGTGTTTTTATGATTTTCACCAGTTTCACTGGGAAGCAGGCCTGCAAAGTTCCTCACACTGTCGTGCTGGAAGTTGATCCAAACATTTAACTTCTTCAGAACTGGCCACTCTGTGTCTTAAATGGATATGCCATTTCGCATTTCTTCCTGGAGTGTATTAGATTTCCAGTTTCTTCATTCTTGCTGACTTTTGTATGTAAGACATTGGCcattcattttagccattctagtagaTGTGTAGTAGGAttttattatggttttaatttgcatttccctaaagacTCAGTGTTGAGTTTTTCTCCCTGTGTGTttgccattcatatatcttctttagtgaatTATTTGTTCAAAGTTTTTTGCCTACTATTAAAATAATTGTCCTGCAATTTAATATATTGTGGATACAAGTTACTCATTGATAAATGCTTAACCAATATTTCCTCACCATCTatggctttgattttcatttcttaacaGTTTCCTAgagtagaattttttctttttttcttttttggctgccccacagcatatggagttcccaggctaggacgaGATCAGTTACTACTCTGCAGCTAcaacaacactgcatccttaacccactgtgccaggctgggaatccaacctgcatcctattgtgccacagtgggaactgctagAGTAGAAATCTTCATGAAATCCAATTCAtccatttgttttattgattGTACTTTTGctattgtattctttttctctttttcttcctttttttttgcatttttagggccacaccacagcatatggaagttcccaggctagggggcgaatcggagctgtggccacttggcctatgcgacagccacagcaacatcagatctgagcctcatctgcaacttttactgcagctcatggcagtgctggaacactgacccactgatcaaggccagggatggaacctgcatccttatactaatactagtcatattcatttctgctctaccatgatgggaactcccctgtatccTTTTTTCTTATGGTACGTTATCTTTGCCTATAAAAAAGCCTTATCTGAGTATGTTGTTAGAGTCAGAAGAGTCCTTTTAAATATCCAGTCTTGCGAAACCTTTGTAGACTGACTGGTTGATtctggctgcccctgaggcatgtagaagttcccatgccagggatcaaacccacaccacagcagcaatcccagCCACTGCACTTAAAATGCttgatcctaaacccactgagccaccagggaattctcttTTGTGGTacaagcaggttaaggatccagcattttaaGTGcaatggcttaggtcactgctttggcacaggtttccatatgctgtgggcatggtcaaaaagaaaaaacaaacaaacaaacttaaatatacatagaaatattCACATATGGAACATATCTCCTGTCTCTTCTGAGACAGCCTAGAAAGCAGTGGCATTCCAGCAGCCATGAGCTTATTAAATGTCCAGTTATTGGCTTATGAACACagcatttcaataaaaagaaCCAGAACTCCTTAGGTAAGAGGCTCTTTCTAGGCTGGGGCTGGAAAAGTATAACATGAGCCTGGAAAATATTCTTGCATTACGAAGTAAAGAAATACTCAAAGAATAATGTTAGTGTATTAGCTTGCTATTGCTACCCTAACAAATTAACACATTCCCATAGCTTAAACAACACAATTTTATTATAGTTCTGTAGGTCATATGTCCAGTGGGACCCATCCCACTGGGCTAAACTCAAGGTGTTGGTAAAGCTGTGATTTTTATTCTGGAGGGTTTAAAGGAAATTCTGTTCCTGCTCATTTGAGTCGTTGGACAGTTTCAGTTCCTTGTGGTTATAGGACTCCTCTTTTCTCAGTGGCTGTCAGAGCATGTAAGaacatttaaagataaaacaGTACCAAATACATAGAAATTCTTCCAAAACAAGATTCAAACACTTTCCAACTAGTTAAATGAATCCAGCACTGACACAATACCAAAACTGGATTATGGTATTAAACATTACAAACCAACATCCACACGAACACAGATAAAACCAAGCCTAaccaaaattttagcaaactgagTCCAGACACATACAACAAAAACACATAAATCATAACCTAGTGCTGTATATCAGGAATGCAAGGATGATTTAACAATTGAATCTATAATGTAATCTGTATTATTAGACTAAAGTAAAGATGCAGTAGAAGCATTTCACAGAATTCAAAACCAGTGAATACTAAACATTCTCTGGAAGTCAATATTAGATGGGAACCTGATATGGGGCGCCTAAAAAAGACAATGGCTAACATACTGGATGGTTAAAGCCTAATGCTTTTGCCCTGGTATTGGGAATGATGCAAACATGTGTATGCTCCTCATTTCCACTTAACATTGTACTACTAGATAGAGGTCTGCATTATAAACAAGGGGGAAATAAAGGCCTAAAGATTATGAAAGTAGTACGAAAACTGTCTATTCACATAAAGCACGATTATGTTGAAAATTTGTACTTATTCACTAAAAAGTTACTAGATCAAATGATTGAGGATGACTGAGTTTAGCAAGGTTCCAGGATAAAAAGgccaatatacaaaaattatttgcacttctatatattagcaataaatatttggaattgttattttattcaaattactTGGAaattggtggcacagtgggttaaaggatccggtgttgccatagtAGGTTGAAACTCTGGCTCAGAtatgacccttggcccaggaactccatatgccgaggggcagccaaaaagaaggggaaaaagagcATAGTCAAAAACTGTAAGAAATTCTCAAACAACACTGAGAGATATTTAAGCCCTAAAAAGTTTCacggtgaattctacaaaacacttaaaagaataaataatttgttcTTTCAGGAAATAAAGGTCAAATGCTTTCCAATTCATTTTAAGAGGCCAACAAAACTGATATAAAAAtctaatcaggagttcccatcgtggctcagtggttaacgaatccaactaggaaccatgaagttgtgggttcgatccctgtccttgttcagtgggttaaggatccggcgttgcggtgagctgtggtgtaggtcgcagacgcggctcagatctggtgttgctgtggctctgggcatggactagcagcaacagctccgattagacccctagcctgggaatctccatatgccgcaggagcagccctagaaaaggcaaaaagacaaaaagacaaaaaaaaaaaaaaaaatcgaatgaGTACAATAAAAATTACAGCGCTATAGTCCTAATTAATACaggtgggaaaaaaatccttattttgattaaaaaatatatagcaaatCAAAtcaagaaaagagtaaaaataaaaaaatacaaatcactaGGTTTTGTTAGACGAAAATATGGCTGACGAAACACGAGGGAAACAATCAGTCTTCACCTCGAGAGGCGCTAAAGCTATGGCCCCACCTCCCTCAAATAAAGGCCCAGCTCCTCAAGTACCATTCCATGGCTGATccctgcccacctgctctctgaTCGCAGAGACATAGCATAGACTTGCGGTTCTATAGCATAGAACCTTGCAAGCTGAGTGCCACATCCTAGAAATGCACATGCTAGTTCTTATGCGTGGAACCCCTTGCAGACCTCATCCTACTGGGTTCCAGAAATGAGAAGTGCTCCACACAATCCATGGTCTCGATTAAAGGCCATGGGCCAAGATGCCTCACCTCTGGGTACTCCCCACTTTAAGGCGGAGAGTGGAAAGCGGAAAGTCCTAGAACGACAGCATGCTCTCTATCAAGGCCCTGTGGCTAACGGCACGTAG contains the following coding sequences:
- the LOC110261322 gene encoding zinc finger protein 773-like isoform X2 gives rise to the protein MGGTSGVALGSVLPIRASGNLVLSLGHESKKAREEAAVVFNAQRRCWRSAATPRVTRFWVGGRDAWVPTWSSAPRPSQPSDSDGGGRAEGPGSGLTSSRTHDISQLERWGEPFLSASGAMRATRPTGCWHGVQAEEAPSKQSVYAGVLRAKLHQHQQLSSREKPVRGEEGGKHSPTGSGLLRHQVAQSRGEPHRSTESTEDFHPGKRHYRCSECGKAFGQKYLLVQHQRLHTGEKPYECSECGKLFSHKSNLFIHQIVHTGERPYGCNECGKSFSRNADLIQHRRVHTGEKPFTCSECGKAFRHNSTLVQHHRIHTGVRPYECSECGKFFSFNSSLMKHQRVHTGERPYKCSECGKFYSHKSSLINHWRIHTGERPYECSECGKFFSQSSSLMQHRKVHTGEKPFKCDECGRLFSENSSLVKHQRVHTGARPYECRECGKFFRHSSSLVKHRRIHTGEMPYECSNCGKSFSQRFNLIQHQKIHSGEQS
- the LOC110261322 gene encoding zinc finger protein 773-like isoform X1, whose amino-acid sequence is MGGTSGVALGSVLPIRASGNLVLSLGHESKKAREEAAVVFNAQRRCWRSAATPRVTRFWVGGRDAWVPTWSSAPRPSQPSDSDGGGRAEGPGSGKRSSSRRSAPRTLKGPLTVPCSSTWAQGQVTFEDVAVCFSQEEWGLLDETQRLLYRSVMLETFSLMASLGLTSSRTHDISQLERWGEPFLSASGAMRATRPTGCWHGVQAEEAPSKQSVYAGVLRAKLHQHQQLSSREKPVRGEEGGKHSPTGSGLLRHQVAQSRGEPHRSTESTEDFHPGKRHYRCSECGKAFGQKYLLVQHQRLHTGEKPYECSECGKLFSHKSNLFIHQIVHTGERPYGCNECGKSFSRNADLIQHRRVHTGEKPFTCSECGKAFRHNSTLVQHHRIHTGVRPYECSECGKFFSFNSSLMKHQRVHTGERPYKCSECGKFYSHKSSLINHWRIHTGERPYECSECGKFFSQSSSLMQHRKVHTGEKPFKCDECGRLFSENSSLVKHQRVHTGARPYECRECGKFFRHSSSLVKHRRIHTGEMPYECSNCGKSFSQRFNLIQHQKIHSGEQS
- the LOC110261322 gene encoding zinc finger protein 773-like isoform X3, which encodes MPGSRPGPPLPAPLSPQTPMAAAARRVPVQGQVTFEDVAVCFSQEEWGLLDETQRLLYRSVMLETFSLMASLGLTSSRTHDISQLERWGEPFLSASGAMRATRPTGCWHGVQAEEAPSKQSVYAGVLRAKLHQHQQLSSREKPVRGEEGGKHSPTGSGLLRHQVAQSRGEPHRSTESTEDFHPGKRHYRCSECGKAFGQKYLLVQHQRLHTGEKPYECSECGKLFSHKSNLFIHQIVHTGERPYGCNECGKSFSRNADLIQHRRVHTGEKPFTCSECGKAFRHNSTLVQHHRIHTGVRPYECSECGKFFSFNSSLMKHQRVHTGERPYKCSECGKFYSHKSSLINHWRIHTGERPYECSECGKFFSQSSSLMQHRKVHTGEKPFKCDECGRLFSENSSLVKHQRVHTGARPYECRECGKFFRHSSSLVKHRRIHTGEMPYECSNCGKSFSQRFNLIQHQKIHSGEQS